The DNA window CCAGTTCCACGAAACGGCGATAGTGCGACAGGGCTTCACCGCGGCGTCCCACGTCATCGAGCAGGCGCGCGACTTGATAGTGGCCTTCGGGGACGTCGGGCGCGAGGCGCAGCGCGGCTTCGAAGGTGTTGATCGCGGCGGTTTTGTCGCCGCGGGTCAGGTAGAGCCCCGCGAGTGCGACGTGAGCGTCCACGTGTTGGGGATTGTGTTGGACGGCCGACTGGTAGGCGCGAATCGCGTCTTCTGGTCGGCCCTGGTGTTCGAAGACTCGGCCCATCCCATAGTGGGCTTGGGGCAGCGTCGGATCGATCCGCGCGGCGGGTTGGGTATTCGGTGAGCGCGTCGTCCCACCGCTCCTTCTCCTGGTAAAGCGCCCCGAGATTGTTGTGCGCCTCCGCGTCATCCGGTTTAAGGCGAATCGTGTCTTGGTAGGCCTGCACCGCCTCCTCCGTGCGGCCCAGCTCCTGATAGACCACGCCGAGATGGTAGGTGTCTTGGGCATCGGCCGGGTCGATCGGGGGCTGGTTCCCATCAGATCAGCCGTAGCCGCTCGACCGCCGGGGTCAGGAACGCGTTGCAGGATGCCGTGCGCTTTTGACAATGGCCGTTTTTGGGCTAGGGTAGTGATCGGTCGGACCGGAGAGCTTCTGATGGTCAGGGTGTTGCTCATTGGAGCCGGCAAAGGGGGCCAGGCCGTGCTGAGCCGCCTTCTGCAGTTCGAGTGGGTCTCGGTGGTGGGGGTGCATGACGTGGACCCGAACGCGCCGGGGTTG is part of the Nitrospirota bacterium genome and encodes:
- a CDS encoding tetratricopeptide repeat protein, with the translated sequence MTRRRTTISGRFTRRRSGGTTRSPNTQPAARIDPTLPQAHYGMGRVFEHQGRPEDAIRAYQSAVQHNPQHVDAHVALAGLYLTRGDKTAAINTFEAALRLAPDVPEGHYQVARLLDDVGRRGEALSHYRRFVELATPARRTPAPGCKRASARSRPPSRVSENETGRATPPWVARPAAGPWGWADTASVVRGNGYVFRRFEIRFSASMPERPWPRT